A genomic window from Streptomyces brevispora includes:
- a CDS encoding AAA family ATPase yields MHLKSLTLRGFKSFASATTLRFEPGITCVVGPNGSGKSNVVDALSWVMGEQGAKSLRGGKMEDVIFAGTTGRPPLGRAEVSLTIDNSDGVLPIEYAEVTITRIMFRNGGSEYQINGDTCRLLDIQELLSDSGIGREMHVIVGQGQLDSVLHADPMGRRAFIEEAAGVLKHRKRKEKALRKLDAMGANLARVQDLTDELRRQLKPLGRQAAVARRAAVIQADLRDARLRLLADDLVRLHTALRGEIADEAALKERRETAEAELRAALSREAELEDAVRRLTPRLQRAQQTWYELSQLAERVRGTISLADARVKSAAAPPEEERRGRDPQDMEREADRIREQEAELTAALEAAEHALEDTASHRSELERELAAEERRLKDAARALADRREGLARLTGQVNAARSRAGSAQSEIDRLAASRDEAQERAVTAQEEYEQLKAEVDGLDAGDAELGERHEAARSELKEAEGSLSAAREAATAAERKRAAVAARHDALALGLRRKDGTGVLLGARDRLAGLLGPAAELLTVAPGHEVAVAAALGAAADAVAVTDPATAAEAIRLLRKLDAGRAALLLAGGGGGADGGGGGGEVGAAPRGPDAVGQVPGQGSESHVAGQVPGQGSESHVAGQVPGQGSESHVAGQVPGQGSESHVAGQVPGQGSESVRPAAHDGTSPESAPASSIPQTSAALALDGRGCPAVADLVSGPVELLAAVRRLVRDMVVVGTLEDAEDLVAAHPELTAVTGEGDVLSAHFAHGGSAGAPSLLEVQASVDEAAAELAELAVRCAELAESQRLAAQRRGAVAALVEELGERRRAAEREKSGVAQQLGRLAGQARGAAGEAERMTASAVRAQEALEHATQEAEELAERLLVAEEASQDGADEEPDTAVRDRLAADGANARQTEMEARLQVRTHEERVKALAGRADSLDRGARAEREARARVEQRRARLRHEAAVASAVASGARQLLAHVEVSVVRAEQERVAAEASKGERERELAAERQQGRELKGELDKLTDSVHRGEVLGAEKRLRIEQLEAKALEELGVEPAGLAAEYGPDQLVPPSPAAEGEELPEDPEHPRNQPKPFVRAEQEKRLKSAERAYQQLGKVNPLALEEFSALEERHKFLSEQLEDLKKTRADLMTVIKEVDQRVEQVFTEAYRDTAREFEGVFSRLFPGGEGRLILTDPDNMLATGVDVEARPPGKKVKRLSLLSGGERSLTAVALLVSIFKARPSPFYVMDEVEAALDDTNLQRLIRIMEELQESSQLIVITHQKRTMEVADALYGVSMQGDGVSKVISQRLH; encoded by the coding sequence GTGCACCTCAAGTCCCTGACCCTGCGTGGTTTCAAATCGTTCGCCTCCGCCACGACCCTGCGGTTCGAGCCCGGGATCACCTGCGTGGTCGGCCCCAATGGGTCGGGCAAGTCCAATGTGGTGGACGCGCTCTCCTGGGTCATGGGGGAACAGGGTGCCAAATCCCTGCGTGGCGGCAAGATGGAGGATGTGATCTTCGCCGGTACCACCGGGCGGCCTCCGCTCGGGAGGGCGGAAGTGTCGCTGACCATCGACAATTCCGACGGCGTACTGCCCATCGAGTACGCCGAAGTGACGATCACCCGGATCATGTTCCGCAATGGCGGCAGCGAATACCAGATCAATGGCGACACCTGCCGGCTGCTGGACATCCAGGAACTCCTCTCGGACTCGGGTATCGGCCGGGAGATGCATGTCATCGTCGGCCAGGGTCAACTGGACTCCGTTCTCCACGCCGACCCGATGGGGCGCCGCGCCTTCATCGAGGAGGCCGCCGGCGTACTGAAACACCGCAAGCGCAAGGAGAAGGCGCTGCGGAAACTGGACGCGATGGGGGCGAACCTGGCCAGGGTCCAGGACCTCACCGACGAACTGCGGCGACAGCTGAAGCCGCTCGGCCGGCAGGCGGCGGTCGCGCGCCGGGCCGCCGTGATCCAGGCCGACCTGCGCGACGCCCGGCTGCGGCTGCTCGCCGACGACCTGGTGCGGCTGCACACCGCGCTGCGCGGTGAGATCGCCGACGAGGCGGCCCTGAAGGAGCGCCGGGAGACGGCCGAGGCGGAGCTCAGGGCCGCGCTGAGCCGCGAGGCGGAACTGGAGGACGCGGTCCGGCGGTTGACGCCGCGGCTCCAGCGCGCCCAGCAGACCTGGTACGAGCTGTCGCAGTTGGCTGAACGGGTACGCGGCACGATCTCGCTGGCCGACGCCCGGGTGAAGAGCGCCGCCGCCCCGCCGGAGGAGGAACGGCGCGGCCGCGATCCGCAGGACATGGAGCGCGAAGCCGACCGGATCCGCGAGCAGGAGGCGGAGCTGACCGCGGCGCTGGAAGCGGCGGAGCACGCGCTGGAGGACACCGCCTCCCACCGGTCGGAGCTGGAAAGGGAGTTGGCGGCCGAGGAACGCAGGCTGAAGGACGCGGCCCGCGCCCTGGCGGACCGCCGCGAGGGGCTCGCCCGGCTGACCGGTCAGGTCAACGCGGCCCGCAGCCGTGCCGGTTCGGCGCAGTCGGAGATCGACCGGCTGGCCGCGTCGCGCGACGAGGCACAGGAGCGGGCGGTCACCGCCCAGGAGGAGTACGAGCAGCTCAAGGCCGAGGTCGACGGCCTGGACGCGGGTGACGCCGAGCTCGGCGAACGGCACGAGGCCGCCAGGAGCGAGCTGAAGGAGGCGGAGGGCTCGCTCTCCGCCGCCCGGGAGGCCGCCACCGCCGCCGAACGCAAACGCGCCGCGGTCGCGGCCCGCCATGACGCCCTGGCCCTCGGGCTGCGCCGGAAGGACGGAACCGGGGTGCTGCTCGGTGCCCGGGACCGGTTGGCGGGCCTTCTCGGGCCGGCCGCCGAACTGCTCACGGTGGCCCCGGGGCACGAGGTCGCGGTGGCCGCCGCACTGGGCGCGGCGGCGGACGCGGTGGCGGTCACGGACCCGGCCACCGCGGCGGAGGCGATCCGGCTGCTGCGGAAACTGGACGCGGGGCGGGCCGCGCTGCTGCTCGCAGGCGGAGGCGGAGGCGCAGACGGGGGCGGGGGCGGAGGCGAGGTCGGCGCGGCACCCCGGGGGCCCGACGCGGTGGGGCAGGTACCGGGTCAGGGCTCGGAGTCGCACGTCGCGGGGCAGGTACCGGGTCAGGGCTCGGAGTCGCACGTCGCGGGGCAGGTACCGGGTCAGGGCTCGGAGTCGCACGTCGCGGGGCAGGTACCGGGTCAGGGCTCGGAGTCGCACGTCGCGGGGCAGGTACCCGGTCAGGGCTCGGAGTCGGTGCGGCCGGCCGCGCACGACGGCACATCGCCGGAGTCCGCGCCCGCCTCCTCGATCCCGCAGACGTCGGCCGCCCTGGCTCTGGACGGCCGGGGGTGCCCCGCCGTCGCCGATCTCGTCAGCGGTCCCGTCGAGCTGCTGGCCGCGGTACGCAGGCTGGTGCGGGACATGGTGGTCGTCGGAACACTGGAGGACGCCGAGGACCTGGTGGCCGCCCATCCGGAGCTGACGGCGGTGACCGGCGAGGGGGACGTGCTCTCGGCGCACTTCGCGCACGGTGGTTCCGCGGGGGCGCCCAGCCTTCTCGAAGTCCAGGCGTCCGTCGACGAGGCCGCCGCCGAGCTTGCCGAACTGGCCGTGCGGTGCGCGGAGCTGGCCGAGTCGCAGCGGCTCGCGGCGCAGCGGCGGGGTGCCGTCGCCGCGCTCGTCGAGGAGCTGGGGGAGCGGCGCCGGGCCGCCGAGCGCGAGAAGTCCGGGGTGGCCCAGCAGCTCGGGCGGCTGGCCGGCCAGGCGCGGGGCGCCGCCGGTGAGGCCGAACGGATGACCGCCTCCGCCGTCCGTGCCCAGGAGGCGCTGGAGCACGCGACCCAGGAGGCGGAGGAGCTCGCCGAGCGGCTGCTCGTCGCCGAGGAGGCGTCGCAGGACGGCGCGGACGAGGAACCGGACACCGCCGTGCGCGACCGGCTCGCCGCCGACGGTGCCAACGCCCGCCAGACCGAGATGGAGGCCCGGCTCCAGGTTCGTACCCACGAGGAACGGGTCAAGGCGCTGGCCGGCCGCGCCGACTCCCTCGACCGCGGCGCCCGCGCCGAACGGGAGGCACGGGCCCGCGTCGAGCAGCGCAGGGCCCGGCTGCGTCACGAGGCGGCGGTGGCCTCCGCCGTGGCGTCCGGCGCCCGGCAGTTGCTTGCCCACGTCGAGGTGTCCGTCGTACGGGCGGAACAGGAACGGGTGGCCGCGGAGGCCTCGAAGGGCGAGCGGGAGCGGGAGCTGGCGGCCGAGCGTCAACAGGGCCGGGAGCTCAAGGGCGAGCTCGACAAGCTGACGGACTCGGTCCACCGGGGCGAGGTGCTCGGCGCCGAGAAGCGGCTGCGGATAGAGCAGCTGGAGGCGAAGGCCCTGGAGGAGCTGGGCGTGGAGCCGGCCGGTCTGGCCGCCGAGTACGGGCCCGACCAGCTCGTGCCGCCGTCCCCGGCCGCGGAGGGCGAGGAGCTGCCGGAGGATCCGGAGCATCCGCGCAACCAGCCGAAGCCGTTCGTCAGGGCCGAGCAGGAGAAGCGGCTGAAGTCGGCCGAACGGGCGTACCAGCAACTCGGGAAGGTGAATCCGCTCGCTCTCGAGGAGTTCTCCGCGCTGGAGGAGCGGCACAAGTTCCTCTCCGAACAGCTTGAGGACCTGAAGAAGACCCGGGCCGATCTGATGACGGTCATCAAGGAGGTCGACCAGCGCGTCGAGCAGGTCTTCACCGAGGCGTACCGGGACACCGCACGCGAGTTCGAGGGTGTCTTCTCCCGTCTCTTCCCGGGCGGTGAGGGGCGGCTCATCCTGACCGATCCGGACAACATGCTCGCGACCGGTGTGGACGTCGAGGCCCGCCCGCCCGGCAAGAAGGTCAAGCGGCTGTCCCTGCTGTCCGGCGGTGAACGGTCGCTGACGGCAGTGGCGTTGCTGGTCTCGATCTTCAAGGCCAGGCCGAGTCCGTTCTACGTGATGGACGAGGTCGAGGCGGCGCTCGACGACACCAACCTGCAGCGGCTGATCCGGATCATGGAGGAGCTCCAGGAGAGCTCCCAGCTCATCGTGATCACGCACCAGAAGCGCACGATGGAGGTCGCCGACGCGCTCTACGGCGTCTCGATGCAGGGCGACGGGGTCTCCAAGGTCATCAGCCAGCGGCTGCACTGA
- a CDS encoding sugar porter family MFS transporter, whose amino-acid sequence MTSTSQGPESGARPAHPDHLGHVIFITAAAAMGGFLFGYDSSVINGAVEAIRSRYDIGSATLAQVIAIALIGCAIGAATAGRIADRIGRIRCMQIASVLFTVSAVGSALPFALWDLAMWRIIGGFAIGMASVIGPAYIAEVSPPAYRGRLGSFQQAAIVIGIAISQLVNYGILQIADGDQRGKIGGLEAWQWMLGVMVVPALLYGLLSFAIPESPRFLISVGKKERARKILSEVEGNDVDLDARVAEIETAMHREHKSSFKDLLGSRFGFLPIVWVGIGLSVFQQLVGINVAFYYSATLWQSVGINPTDSFFYSFTTSIINIIGTVIAMVLVDRVGRRPLALVGSCGMATALAFEAWAFSAGLVDGKLPSTQGVVALVAAHVFVLFFALSWGVVVWVFLGEMFPNRIRAAALGVAASAQWIANWAITASFPSLADWNLSGTYIIYACFATLSIPFVIKFVKETKGKKLEEMG is encoded by the coding sequence GTGACCAGCACATCGCAGGGACCGGAGTCCGGAGCCAGACCGGCCCACCCGGACCACCTCGGCCATGTCATCTTCATTACGGCAGCCGCTGCGATGGGTGGCTTCCTCTTCGGCTACGACAGCTCCGTGATCAACGGGGCCGTCGAGGCGATCCGCAGCCGGTACGACATCGGCTCCGCCACGCTCGCCCAGGTCATCGCCATCGCCCTGATCGGCTGTGCGATCGGCGCGGCCACCGCGGGCCGCATCGCCGACCGCATCGGCCGCATCCGCTGCATGCAGATCGCCTCCGTCCTCTTCACTGTCAGCGCCGTCGGTTCCGCGCTCCCGTTCGCGCTCTGGGACCTGGCGATGTGGCGCATCATCGGCGGCTTCGCCATCGGCATGGCCTCGGTGATCGGCCCGGCGTACATCGCGGAGGTCTCACCGCCCGCCTATCGAGGCCGCCTCGGCTCCTTCCAGCAGGCGGCGATCGTCATCGGCATCGCCATCTCCCAGTTGGTCAACTACGGCATCCTGCAGATCGCCGACGGCGACCAGCGCGGCAAGATCGGTGGCCTCGAGGCCTGGCAGTGGATGCTTGGCGTGATGGTCGTGCCCGCGCTCCTGTACGGGCTGCTGTCCTTCGCGATCCCCGAGTCACCGCGGTTCCTGATCTCGGTCGGCAAGAAGGAGCGGGCCCGCAAGATCCTGTCGGAGGTCGAGGGCAACGATGTCGACCTCGACGCCCGGGTGGCCGAGATCGAGACCGCGATGCACCGCGAGCACAAGTCGAGCTTCAAGGATCTGCTGGGCAGCCGCTTCGGCTTCCTGCCCATCGTCTGGGTCGGTATCGGCCTGTCGGTCTTCCAGCAACTCGTCGGCATCAACGTGGCGTTCTACTACTCGGCGACGCTGTGGCAGTCCGTCGGTATCAACCCGACCGACTCGTTCTTCTACTCGTTCACCACCTCGATCATCAACATCATCGGTACGGTGATCGCGATGGTTCTGGTGGACCGGGTGGGCCGCCGGCCGCTGGCCCTCGTCGGCTCCTGCGGTATGGCCACCGCCCTCGCCTTCGAGGCGTGGGCCTTCTCCGCAGGTCTGGTCGACGGCAAACTCCCCAGCACCCAGGGCGTGGTCGCGCTCGTCGCCGCCCACGTCTTCGTGCTCTTCTTCGCCCTGTCGTGGGGCGTCGTGGTCTGGGTCTTCCTCGGCGAGATGTTCCCGAACCGGATCCGCGCCGCCGCGCTCGGCGTCGCCGCGTCCGCGCAGTGGATCGCCAACTGGGCGATCACCGCGAGCTTCCCGAGCCTGGCCGACTGGAACCTGTCGGGCACGTAC